In Rattus rattus isolate New Zealand chromosome 9, Rrattus_CSIRO_v1, whole genome shotgun sequence, a genomic segment contains:
- the Usp36 gene encoding ubiquitin carboxyl-terminal hydrolase 36 translates to MPIVDKLKEALKPGRKDSAEDGDLGKLLAASAKKVLLQRIEFEPASKSFSYQLESLKSKYVLLNPKAEGAGRHRSGDEPQARKPGTERMSGSGGDGVPAPQKVLFPVERLSLRWERVFRVGAGLHNLGNTCFLNSTIQCLTYTPPLANYLLSKEHARSCHQGSFCMLCVMQNHMVQAFANSGNAIKPVSFIRDLKKIARHFRFGNQEDAHEFLRYTIDAMQKACLNGYAKLDRQTQATTLVHQIFGGYLRSRVKCSVCRSVSDTYDPYLDIALEIRQAANIVRALELFVKSDVLSGENAYMCAKCKKKVPASKRFSIHRTSNVLTLSLKRFANFSGGKITKDVGYPEFLNIRPYMSQSSGDPVMYGLYAVLVHSGYSCHAGHYYCYVKASNGQWYQMNDSLVHSSNVKVVLSQQAYVLFYLRIPGSKKSPEGPVSRVGATLPSRPKVVPEHPKKSPGNGVVSSPLMAKRQDSVMMRKLQSPEEVGMPVSRNGSIPGLKLQNGCAPAKSPAGSPSPRLTPTPTHMPTILDEPGKKVKKSAPPQSRTTSPTASQGSPGTVESRSQRPGSWASRDSIFSTSPKLLAKAITNGHRLKGEGNGVDLEKGDSSSSSPEHSASSDAAKAPQTSEGRAAHVCDSQGTNCPATGHSKVLSNGVDAKMVKLKSPALSSITTEPTSLMSPPPAKKLALSAKKASTLRRATGNDIGSPSPSAFCDLTSPMKATHPVVASTGPVSKTRAAAAPAPQPSPHPHSASLSSSSAKPLGTSEPQSCCSSAWTPLPQVNGHFTSHLHQLPEANEALHSPSRKRKKTPSGDPQRLGRDTHLPRCLEGAPATARRKKRKKKKDLEGVGATAPQQESQSQDQPWSPRGRKEEGTQLQVNGHQVSHILDSYHASSRKRRKRKRSEGLSQEATVCQDLLQHGCSPADHCEPEARTELQKKKKRRKRKPEPQQEEESEHPGHQRSPRPSVTPVPELSVNDHLPSDRLGLGRAPLVTWNRDQEPDVVQELLQDSSDTAYGKKVLTWDGEPSAISQDAMKDSRLARTQTVVDDWDEEFDRGKEKKIKKFKREKKRNFNAFQKLQSRRNFWSVTHPAKVASLSYRR, encoded by the exons atgCCCATCGTGGATAAGCTGAAGGAGGCTCTAAAGCCTGGCCGCAAGGACTCGGCAGAGGATGGGGACCTGGGCAAGCTGCTGGCGGCCTCCGCCAAGAAGGTCCTCCTGCAGAGGATTGAGTTTGAACCGGCCAGCAAGAGCTTCTCTTACCAGCTGGAGTCCTTGAAGAGCAAATATGTACTGTTGAACCCCAAGGCTGAGGGGGCCGGGCGCCACAGGAGCGGAGATGAGCCACAGGCCAGGAAACCAG GCACCGAGCGCATGTCTGGAAGTGGAGGCGACGGAGTCCCTGCCCCACAGAAAGTGCTCTTCCCTGTGGAGCGACTGTCCTTGAGGTGGGAACGCGTATTCCGAGTTGGTGCTGGACTGCACAACCTGGGTAACACCTGCTTCCTGAACTCCACCATTCAGTGCTTGACTTACACGCCACCTCTGGCCAACTACTTGCTCTCCAAGGAGCACGCACGGAGCT GTCACCAAGGAAGCTTCTGCATGCTGTGCGTCATGCAGAACCACATGGTCCAGGCCTTTGCCAACAGTGGCAATGCCATCAAGCCTGTCTCCTTCATCAGAGACCTGAAAA AGATTGCCAGGCACTTCCGATTTGGGAACCAAGAGGATGCACATGAATTCCTGCGGTACACCATCGACGCCATGCAGAAGGCCTGCTTGAATGGCTATGCTAA GTTGGATCGGCAGACACAGGCTACTACCCTGGTGCATCAGATCTTTGGAGGCTATCTCAGGTCCCGAG TGAAGTGCTCCGTGTGCAGGAGCGTCTCAGACACGTATGACCCCTACTTGGACATAGCGCTGGAGATTCGG CAAGCTGCAAATATTGTGCGCGCTCTGGAACTTTTTGTGAAATCAGATGTCCTGAGTGGAGAGAACGCCTATATGTGTGCTAA GTGTAAGAAGAAGGTTCCAGCCAGCAAGCGCTTCAGCATCCATAGAACATCCAATGTCCTGACTCTGTCCCTCAAGCGCTTTGCCAACTTCAGTGGGGGGAAGATCACCAAG GATGTTGGCTATCCAGAGTTCCTGAACATCCGTCCATACATGTCGCAGAGCAGTGGAGACCCTGTCATGTATGGGCTCTATGCTGTTCTGGTGCACTCAGGCTACAGCTGCCACGCGGGGCACTACTACTGCTACGTGAAG GCCAGCAATGGACAGTGGTACCAGATGAACGACTCCTTGGTCCATTCCAGCAATGTCAAGGTGGTTCTGAGCCAGCAGGCCTACGTGCTCTTCTATCTGCG GATTCCAGGCTCTAAGAAAAGTCCTGAGGGCCCTGTCTCCAGGGTGGGTGCCACTCTTCCTAGCCGTCCCAAGGTTGTTCCAGAGCACCCCAAGAAGAGCCCTGGCAATGGGGTTGTTTCCTCCCCACTGATGGCAAAG CGACAAGACTCTGTAATGATGAGAAAGTTGCAGTCCCCTGAGGAGGTTGGCATGCCTGTGTCCAGAAATGGCTCCATTCCTGGTCTGAAGTTACAGAATGGATGTGCTCCTGCAAAGTCACCTGCCGGGTCCCCCTCCCCAAGACTCACTCCAACACCCACACATATGCCCACCATTCTGGACGAGCCtgggaagaaggtgaagaagtCAGCCCCGCCACAGTCTCGCACCACGTCTCCAACTGCTTCTCAGGGCTCTCCTGGGACCGTCGAGTCCAGGAGCCAGCGGCCTGGCTCCTGGGCGAGCAGAGACAGCATCTTCTCTACCTCACCAAAGCTCCTGGCCAAAGCCATTACTAACGGGCACAGGCTGAAGGGGGAAGGCAATGGTGTGGACCTGGAGAAGGGGGATTCCAGCAGCTCGAGCCCCGAGCATTCTGCCAGCAGTGACGCTGCCAAGGCCCCGCAGAcctcagagggcagagctgcACATGTCTGTGATTCTCAGGGAACAAACTGCCCAGCCACTGGCCATTCTAAAGTGCTGTCGAACGGAGTCGATGCCAAGATGGTGAAGTTGAAGTCCCCTGCCCTGAGCAGCATCACCACCGAGCCCACAAGCCTCATGTCGCCTCCACCAGCCAAAAAACTGGCCCTGTCAGCCAAGAAG GCCAGCACCCTGCGGAGGGCGACCGGCAATGACATCGGTTCACCTTCCCCCTCAGCATTCTGCGACCTCACCTCCCCCATGAAAGCCACCCACCCCGTCGTTGCCTCCACTGGGCCTGTCAGTAAAACCAG GGCTGCTGCCGCACCTGCTCCCCAAccgtctccccacccccactctgcaTCACTGTCCAGTAGTAGCGCCAAGCCCTTAGGGACATCAGAGCCACAGAGCTGCTGCTCCTCTGCCTGGACACCCCTGCCTCAGGTCAATGGACACTTCACGTCCCACTTACACCAACTGCCAGAGGCCAATGAGGCCCTACACAGCCCCtccagaaagaggaagaagacccCTAGTGGAGATCCCCAGAGACTGGGCAGAGACACACACCTCCCACGGTGCCTCGAGGGAGCACCTGCAACAGCacgcaggaagaagaggaagaagaagaaggacctGGAGGGTGTGGGCGCCACAGCTCCCCAGCAGGAAAGCCAGTCTCAGGACCAGCCTTGGAGTCCCAGGGGCCGGAAGGAAGAGGGTACGCAGCTTCAGGTAAATGGCCATCAAGTGAGTCACATCCTGGACAGTTACCATGCGAGcagcaggaaaaggaggaagagaaaaagatcagAAGGACTCAGCCAAGAAGCCACCGTGTGCCAGGACCTACTTCAGCATGG CTGCTCCCCTGCAGACCActgtgagcctgaggccaggACAGAactgcagaagaagaagaaaaggcgGAAAAGAAAGCCTGAGCcgcagcaggaagaagagagcgaACACCCAGGACACCAGAGAAGCCCAAGGCCCAGTGTCACCCCAGTCCCTGAGCTGAGTGTGAATGACCATCTTCCTAGTGACCGCCTGG GGCTGGGACGGGCACCTCTTGTTACCTGGAACAGAGATCAAGAACCGGATGTGGTCCAGGAGTTGCTTCAGGACTCGTCTGATACGGCTTATGGGAAAAAAG TTTTGACCTGGGATGGTGAGCCTTCAGCCATCAGTCAGGACGCCATGAAAGACAGCAGACTGGCCCGGACCCAGACCGTGGTTGACGACTGGGATGAAGAGTTTGATCGAGGGAAG gaaaagaaaattaaaaagttcaagagggaaaagaagagaaacttcaatgccttccagaagcttcagAGTAGACGCAACTTTTGGTCTGTGACTCACCCTGCGAAGGTTGCTAGCCTCAGCTATCGCCGCTGA